In the genome of Triticum urartu cultivar G1812 chromosome 5, Tu2.1, whole genome shotgun sequence, one region contains:
- the LOC125510712 gene encoding L-type lectin-domain containing receptor kinase SIT2-like produces the protein MDNLRSLLAALLLVCFGFGAGVLGDGDGEQFVYSGFAGANATLALDGTALVQPSGLLELTNGTAQLSSHAVHRTPLRLRRSPGDAVRSFSASFVFGIIPPYSELSGHGIVFFVGKDNFSAALPSQYLGLLNSANNGNATNQIFGVELDTIQSTEFNDTNDNHVGIDVNSLKSVAAHSAGYYDDETGAFNELLLISGKAMQVWVDYESDSTQISVFLAPLKNGAKPSTPLVSAKSNLSKVLVEPAYAGFSSSTGTVRSRHYLLGWSFAMDGPAPPIDIGSLPKLPFVGAKPRSKVPDIVLPIATAAFVLGVVAVVILLVRRRSRYAEVREEWEVEFGPHRFTYKDLFRATEGFKNKTLLGFGGFGRVYKGALPKSKLEVAVKKVSHESRQGIKEFVAEVVTIGRLRHRNLVQLLGYCRRKGELLLVYDYMSNGSLDKYLYSGSKEKPALDWAQRFRIIKGVASGLLYIHEDFEQVIIHRDIKASNVLLDADMNGRLGDFGLARLYDHGADPQTTHVVGTMGYLAPELARTGKASPLTDVFAFGAFILEVACGRRPVEQAMNDSRLMLVDWVLEHWQKESLLEVVDARLDGNYDAGEVVLALKLGLMCSHPMPGARPSMRQVMQYLEGDMPIPELTPTQMSFSMLALMQSQGFDSFVLSATSDPSSATNTMMTMGTISGLSGGR, from the coding sequence ATGGACAATCTGCGCTCCCTTCTCGCGGCTCTCCTCCTCGTGTGCTTCGGCTTCGGTGCCGGCGTCCTGGGCGATGGCGATGGCGAGCAGTTCGTCTACTCCGGCTTCGCGGGCGCGAACGCCACCCTGGCCCTGGACGGCACGGCCCTCGTCCAGCCGAGCGGGCTCCTGGAGCTGACCAACGGCACGGCCCAGCTCTCGAGCCACGCGGTTCACCGGACGCCGCTGCGCCTGCGGAGGTCCCCGGGGGACGCCGTGCGCTCCTTCTCGGCGTCCTTCGTGTTCGGCATCATCCCCCCGTACTCCGAACTCAGCGGCCACGGCATCGTCTTCTTCGTCGGCAAGGACAACTTCTCGGCCGCGCTGCCGAGCCAGTACCTGGGTCTCCTCAACAGCGCCAACAACGGCAACGCCACCAACCAAATCTTCGGCGTAGAGCTCGACACCATCCAGAGCACGGAGTTCAACGACACCAACGACAACCACGTCGGCATCGACGTCAACAGCCTCAAGTCCGTGGCAGCGCACTCGGCCGGCTACTACGACGACGAGACCGGCGCGTTCAATGAGCTGCTCCTGATCAGCGGCAAGGCGATGCAGGTCTGGGTGGACTACGAGAGCGACTCCACGCAGATCAGCGTGTTCCTGGCGCCTCTGAAGAATGGAGCCAAGCCTTCGACGCCCCTGGTGTCAGCCAAGAGCAACCTGTCGAAGGTGCTCGTGGAGCCGGCGTACGCCGGCTTCTCGTCGTCGACGGGCACGGTCAGGTCCCGCCACTACCTTCTCGGCTGGAGCTTCGCCATGGACGGCCCTGCACCTCCCATCGACATCGGCAGCCTGCCGAAGCTGCCGTTCGTGGGCGCCAAGCCGCGGTCTAAGGTGCCGGACATCGTCCTGCCGATCGCCACCGCGGCGTTCGTCCTCGGCGTGGTGGCCGTGGTGATCCTGCTCGTCCGGCGGCGGTCCAGGTACGCGGAGGTGCGGGAGGAGTGGGAGGTGGAGTTCGGGCCGCACAGGTTCACGTACAAGGACCTGTTCCGCGCCACGGAAGGGTTCAAGAACAAGACGCTGCTGGGGTTCGGCGGCTTCGGGAGGGTGTACAAGGGGGCGCTCCCCAAGTCGAAGCTGGAGGTGGCGGTGAAGAAGGTGTCGCACGAGTCGAGGCAGGGCATCAAGGAGTTCGTGGCGGAGGTGGTCACCATCGGCCGCCTCCGGCACCGCAACCTCGTGCAGCTGCTCGGCTACTGCCGCCGGAAGGGGGAGCTCCTCCTGGTGTACGACTACATGTCCAACGGCAGCCTCGACAAGTACCTGTACTCCGGCAGCAAGGAGAAGCCGGCGCTGGACTGGGCGCAGAGGTTCCGGATCATCAAGGGCGTCGCGTCGGGCCTCCTGTACATCCACGAGGACTTCGAGCAGGTCATCATCCACCGGGACATCAAGGCCAGCAACGTGCTCCTCGACGCCGACATGAACGGGCGGCTGGGCGACTTCGGCCTGGCGCGGCTGTACGACCACGGCGCCGACCCGCAGACGACGCACGTGGTGGGCACCATGGGGTACCTGGCCCCCGAGCTGGCGCGGACGGGGAAGGCGTCCCCTCTCACCGACGTGTTCGCCTTCGGCGCCTTCATCCTCGAGGTGGCCTGCGGCCGGAGGCCCGTGGAGCAGGCCATGAACGACAGCCGGCTCATGCTGGTGGACTGGGTGCTCGAGCACTGGCAGAAGGAGTCGCTCCTCGAGGTGGTCGACGCGAGGCTCGACGGCAACTACGACGCCGGCGAGGTGGTCCTGGCGCTGAAGCTGGGGTTGATGTGCTCGCACCCCATGCCCGGCGCGAGGCCTAGCATGCGGCAGGTGATGCAGTACCTCGAGGGTGACATGCCGATCCCCGAGCTGACGCCCACGCAGATGAGCTTCAGTATGCTGGCCCTGATGCAGAGCCAAGGGTTCGACTCTTTCGTCTTGTCGGCGACGTCGGATCCGTCGTCCGCCACGAATACGATGATGACCATGGGCACAATCAGTGGACTCTCCGGAGGGAGATGA